A portion of the Nitrospira defluvii genome contains these proteins:
- a CDS encoding type II toxin-antitoxin system RelE/ParE family toxin — translation MAEVTWTTESERWLRDIHDFIAHDSPTAATRTIETLYQKANILREFPESGYRYWQRPDRHIPILLHGHYRIAYLIKDSGAIDIFGVFQGALTIDRYLR, via the coding sequence ATGGCAGAAGTAACCTGGACCACTGAGTCCGAACGATGGTTGCGCGATATCCACGACTTCATCGCGCACGACAGTCCTACCGCAGCAACCCGCACCATTGAAACGCTCTACCAGAAGGCGAACATCCTCAGAGAGTTCCCCGAATCAGGCTACCGGTACTGGCAACGACCAGACCGGCACATCCCCATTCTTCTTCATGGACACTACCGAATCGCCTACCTGATCAAAGATTCAGGAGCCATCGACATCTTCGGCGTGTTCCAGGGAGCACTTACCATCGATCGCTATCTGCGGTAA
- a CDS encoding PilZ domain-containing protein: MPPDAPSQSSGRERREFYRITVLLPICIQSETDTADCTFAEKSVNLSGGGIGVTVTTAYQPDETLSLTLLLPDQVPFKATIEVLRLDSLPIPGNTYRLHARFIRMTAQNRERLIRYIVRFQRDHLQEHYSV; encoded by the coding sequence ATGCCGCCCGACGCGCCTTCACAGTCGTCCGGAAGGGAACGCCGCGAGTTCTATCGCATTACCGTCCTTCTGCCCATCTGCATTCAATCGGAGACCGACACGGCAGACTGTACGTTCGCTGAGAAATCCGTCAACCTGAGCGGTGGGGGGATCGGCGTGACGGTCACGACCGCCTACCAACCAGATGAGACCCTTTCCCTCACGCTCCTCCTCCCCGACCAGGTGCCCTTCAAAGCCACTATTGAGGTGTTGCGGCTCGATTCCCTTCCGATCCCAGGCAATACGTACCGTCTCCACGCTCGGTTCATCCGGATGACCGCACAGAATCGAGAACGGCTGATCAGATACATCGTGCGTTTTCAGCGCGACCATCTGCAGGAACACTATTCCGTCTAA
- a CDS encoding alpha/beta fold hydrolase codes for MRRLKWLIATLLLFATIGAVYQIVGMVLDRRQYPAPGQMVDVGGHRLHVYCMGSGSPTVILEAAAPGWSSYWSLVQPEVARHTRVCAYDRAGLGWSERGPLPRTGQRMARELHRLLGRAEIHGPYVLVGHSLGGLIVRLYHHDHPKEVAGIVLVDAGQELELHRPEFRAFVNSGKASLSLIRAMTILGIPRLAAFFDRLPSFLLWQEAQVPEPTRPLLRAGWLRTSYARTVGDEAEALSDTLHQVQRIGSLGDLPLVVLTATGPAWWPDMPGEVNPQKFRTMWLGLQQDLTRLSSNSTQVFAERSSHFIQFDQPELVVDAIRQLIDRERNAPPQRGAFPADKVMSAGKESRAPSS; via the coding sequence ATGCGTCGACTCAAATGGCTCATCGCGACACTGCTCCTCTTCGCCACCATCGGCGCGGTCTATCAGATCGTCGGCATGGTCCTCGACCGGCGGCAGTACCCGGCGCCCGGACAGATGGTTGATGTCGGCGGGCATCGACTCCATGTGTATTGCATGGGTAGTGGAAGCCCGACGGTAATCTTGGAGGCGGCTGCGCCTGGATGGTCGAGCTATTGGAGTCTGGTGCAACCAGAGGTGGCGCGACACACACGCGTCTGCGCCTATGACCGCGCGGGGCTCGGCTGGAGCGAGCGCGGCCCATTACCACGCACGGGGCAGCGGATGGCGCGCGAACTTCATCGCCTGCTGGGAAGAGCCGAGATTCACGGCCCCTATGTGCTGGTGGGCCACTCGCTGGGCGGCCTGATCGTTCGCCTCTATCACCACGACCATCCGAAGGAGGTCGCAGGGATCGTTTTGGTAGATGCGGGCCAGGAATTGGAGCTCCACCGGCCGGAGTTCAGGGCCTTCGTCAACAGCGGAAAGGCGAGCCTCTCCCTGATTCGAGCAATGACGATCCTGGGCATTCCGCGGCTCGCGGCGTTCTTCGATCGTCTGCCTTCATTTCTCTTGTGGCAGGAAGCACAAGTCCCTGAGCCGACCAGGCCGTTGTTGCGCGCCGGTTGGCTTCGGACTTCCTACGCCAGGACGGTGGGAGACGAGGCCGAGGCCTTGAGCGATACCCTCCATCAGGTACAACGCATCGGCTCACTCGGCGATCTCCCCCTGGTGGTACTGACGGCAACAGGTCCCGCCTGGTGGCCGGACATGCCGGGGGAAGTGAATCCCCAAAAGTTCAGAACGATGTGGCTGGGACTGCAGCAGGACCTGACCAGACTGTCTTCGAACAGCACGCAAGTGTTCGCCGAGCGGAGCAGCCATTTCATTCAGTTCGACCAACCAGAGCTGGTCGTCGACGCAATCCGGCAGCTGATCGACCGCGAGCGGAATGCTCCCCCGCAACGAGGAGCCTTCCCCGCAGACAAAGTAATGTCCGCGGGGAAGGAAAGCCGGGCTCCTTCGTCGTAG
- a CDS encoding Hsp20/alpha crystallin family protein, translated as MTSYHAALMAPIGQDSFDRQIDRLLEDAVSAFGVHGAAWAPSSNAWEDDNGFYVQMALPGWDPQDVSLEVTKHVLSIKGERKEDSGSGRTFHVKEIADGRFLRLFRLPTYIDSEKASAAQKNGLLTVTFPKREEAKSRRIMIEGT; from the coding sequence ATGACCAGTTACCATGCAGCATTGATGGCACCGATCGGACAAGACTCCTTCGACCGACAAATCGATCGGTTACTGGAGGATGCGGTGAGCGCGTTCGGCGTACACGGAGCGGCCTGGGCTCCGTCCAGTAATGCCTGGGAAGACGACAACGGGTTCTATGTTCAGATGGCGCTGCCCGGGTGGGACCCGCAGGATGTGTCGCTGGAGGTGACTAAGCATGTCCTCTCAATCAAGGGAGAGCGCAAAGAGGACTCCGGATCGGGCCGGACCTTCCATGTAAAGGAAATTGCCGACGGCCGGTTTCTGCGGCTCTTCCGATTGCCGACGTATATCGATTCCGAGAAAGCCTCGGCTGCGCAGAAGAACGGATTGCTGACAGTGACCTTTCCCAAGCGGGAAGAGGCGAAGAGTCGGCGGATCATGATCGAGGGAACGTAA
- a CDS encoding ArnT family glycosyltransferase, with protein sequence MSIASSVPSPPDDGHEVLSQQLDSGNAGSVPAAGFVIERLNSASWVVDATIAGVVFLLVFGSGLIHIESFPPLWFDEGWTVCVARTWVELGHYGCLFKGEPAPPSLAAHFPVVASVAAGFALFGVGVWQTRLVGLLFTFGAFLLLYAVTRRLYGRSIAMAAVALLILVPLKWSIHPLYIGRQVLGEMPLLCFLLAGFLCVLKSRNRPLWQVAAVGCWALAWMTKTQVAPFLVASLVGTMLFMGLRGDWSIVGRLAVALIGAWGGCRLLIAGKDWLLAGHIMPHPPVDGMTEAIALVFVPSIRLETMQYLFACWPEYPLGLAYAAWRLRRASGSVGKVSVEQTVHIMLVLLAGSWLAWFAFLCAGEPRYALPGLFLAAPFTAALLCDLTDGFNVSFLARSLTGLLRNRRLTSQGIKAVVVVLLLAVMGWVALQERYAFRAREDNRDLFAVTHYLNTTTPPTAVIETYDSELFLFLHRAYTYAPPRILVEIIRREQGQAQAVTYDPLKSEPDYLVVGEYGRWAGFYKPLIAQHRVRLVTTIGRYQIYEPVRS encoded by the coding sequence ATGTCTATTGCTTCTTCAGTGCCGTCGCCGCCGGATGATGGTCATGAGGTGCTCTCTCAACAGCTCGATTCCGGCAATGCCGGCTCTGTGCCTGCGGCCGGTTTCGTGATCGAACGGCTCAACTCCGCCTCCTGGGTCGTGGACGCAACGATTGCCGGTGTTGTGTTCCTCCTTGTGTTTGGCAGCGGCCTGATTCATATCGAGAGTTTTCCGCCGCTGTGGTTCGATGAAGGCTGGACGGTCTGCGTTGCACGGACCTGGGTGGAACTGGGACATTACGGGTGCTTGTTCAAGGGCGAGCCGGCGCCTCCCTCATTGGCGGCGCACTTCCCGGTAGTGGCCTCGGTAGCGGCGGGTTTTGCCTTGTTCGGCGTGGGTGTGTGGCAGACGCGACTAGTGGGATTGCTGTTCACGTTCGGGGCGTTCCTGCTGCTCTATGCTGTGACCCGGCGCCTGTACGGCCGATCGATCGCGATGGCGGCCGTGGCGCTATTGATCCTTGTTCCGCTGAAGTGGTCGATCCATCCCCTCTATATCGGCCGGCAAGTCCTGGGCGAGATGCCGCTGTTGTGTTTCCTCCTTGCCGGGTTTCTCTGCGTGCTCAAGAGTAGGAATCGGCCACTCTGGCAGGTCGCTGCGGTGGGATGCTGGGCGTTGGCATGGATGACCAAGACGCAGGTCGCACCATTCCTTGTGGCTTCCTTAGTGGGGACCATGCTGTTCATGGGCCTCCGCGGCGATTGGTCGATTGTCGGCCGGCTGGCCGTGGCCCTGATCGGTGCATGGGGCGGGTGTCGGCTGCTGATCGCAGGCAAGGATTGGTTGTTGGCCGGACACATCATGCCGCATCCCCCCGTAGACGGAATGACAGAAGCCATTGCGTTGGTGTTTGTGCCGTCCATTCGTCTGGAGACCATGCAGTACCTGTTCGCATGCTGGCCTGAGTATCCGCTCGGACTTGCCTATGCTGCCTGGCGTCTGCGGCGAGCGTCGGGTTCCGTCGGCAAGGTATCTGTCGAGCAGACGGTGCACATCATGCTGGTGCTGTTGGCCGGCAGCTGGCTGGCCTGGTTTGCGTTTCTCTGCGCCGGTGAGCCGCGTTATGCCCTGCCTGGATTGTTCTTGGCTGCGCCATTCACGGCAGCGCTGCTGTGCGATCTCACGGACGGATTCAATGTGTCGTTCCTGGCAAGGAGTCTGACTGGGCTGTTGCGAAACCGGCGCCTGACGAGTCAGGGAATCAAGGCCGTCGTTGTTGTCCTGTTGCTGGCGGTGATGGGGTGGGTCGCCCTGCAGGAACGGTATGCGTTCCGAGCGCGTGAGGACAATCGCGACCTGTTTGCGGTGACCCACTACCTGAATACGACCACCCCGCCGACGGCAGTGATTGAGACCTATGACAGCGAACTGTTTCTCTTCCTGCATCGAGCCTATACCTATGCCCCACCCCGCATCCTGGTTGAGATCATCCGGCGTGAGCAGGGCCAGGCGCAGGCAGTCACCTATGATCCGCTAAAGAGCGAGCCGGATTATTTGGTGGTCGGGGAGTATGGCCGATGGGCCGGGTTCTACAAGCCGTTGATTGCGCAACACCGTGTGCGACTTGTGACGACTATCGGTCGCTATCAGATCTACGAACCAGTGCGTTCCTAG
- a CDS encoding lactate racemase domain-containing protein, whose amino-acid sequence MSDVQLRTRAWFGDAPLTIGFPPTWKVVELGPEDEPTMTADELRERLRHPIGSRRLADLAIGKMKAVIIVDDLTRPTPAADLLPLLIDELRRAGMPGRAMTVLVAGGTHPPASREDMAKKVGPHLPAEVRLLAHDSRDDLVDLGRSPGGLPLQVNRTVMDCDLKIGVGCIYPHPIAGFSGGAKIVLPAVCGLETARTMHDYLRGSRERGGSIHTELRRDMIAVARTVGLDFIANVTINHRRQISGLFAGDLVEAHEAGVCAAQKMYRVPLMPQADIVVADMYPFDTSWQFAQDRGMWPIERAGPEASRVVIAACPLGMGTHELFPVASPLWSRITRRLSHFRLADLDRPLEKLRTVLTLIRQTQHRLLVLSPGLKPDGLMGVFPRAQWFGEWATLRAALEARHGKKPVTVVVYRCAPLLLPATAERNQEVGAQAQTLTTHPSSA is encoded by the coding sequence ATGAGTGACGTCCAGTTGCGGACAAGGGCATGGTTCGGCGACGCACCTTTGACGATCGGATTTCCGCCCACGTGGAAGGTGGTTGAGCTGGGCCCGGAGGACGAGCCGACGATGACCGCCGATGAGCTGCGTGAACGATTGCGGCATCCCATCGGGTCCCGGCGACTCGCCGACCTGGCCATCGGCAAGATGAAGGCCGTGATTATCGTTGATGATCTCACCAGGCCCACACCAGCTGCCGACCTTCTTCCGCTGCTCATCGATGAGTTGAGGCGAGCGGGAATGCCAGGCCGCGCGATGACCGTGCTGGTGGCGGGCGGCACCCATCCGCCCGCCTCCAGGGAAGACATGGCAAAAAAGGTCGGTCCACACCTTCCTGCGGAGGTGCGCCTGTTGGCCCACGACAGCCGGGATGATCTGGTCGATCTCGGCAGGTCTCCGGGCGGCTTACCGCTCCAGGTCAATCGTACCGTGATGGACTGTGATCTCAAGATTGGGGTTGGTTGTATCTATCCGCATCCCATCGCCGGGTTTTCAGGTGGCGCGAAAATCGTTCTTCCGGCCGTCTGCGGGCTGGAGACCGCCAGGACGATGCACGATTATCTGCGTGGGTCGCGTGAGCGGGGTGGTTCCATCCATACGGAATTGCGCCGGGACATGATCGCGGTCGCCCGAACCGTCGGCCTCGACTTTATTGCGAATGTCACGATCAATCACCGCCGACAGATCAGCGGACTCTTCGCGGGTGATCTCGTGGAGGCGCACGAGGCCGGCGTGTGTGCGGCGCAGAAGATGTACCGCGTGCCGCTCATGCCCCAGGCAGACATTGTCGTAGCGGACATGTACCCCTTCGATACCAGTTGGCAGTTCGCGCAGGACCGCGGGATGTGGCCGATCGAGCGCGCTGGGCCGGAGGCATCCCGTGTGGTGATTGCCGCCTGTCCGCTCGGCATGGGCACGCATGAATTGTTTCCCGTGGCCAGTCCGCTCTGGTCGCGCATTACCAGACGGCTCAGCCATTTTCGCCTGGCGGATCTCGACCGCCCTCTCGAAAAGCTGCGCACGGTGCTCACACTGATTCGTCAAACACAACACCGATTGCTGGTCCTCTCACCCGGCCTGAAACCCGATGGATTGATGGGTGTGTTTCCCCGCGCACAATGGTTCGGAGAGTGGGCGACCTTGCGGGCAGCGTTGGAAGCGCGGCATGGAAAGAAGCCCGTGACGGTGGTGGTCTATCGGTGCGCGCCGTTGCTCCTTCCAGCCACGGCCGAGCGAAATCAGGAAGTCGGCGCGCAAGCCCAGACTCTGACAACGCATCCGTCGTCGGCCTAA
- a CDS encoding glycosyltransferase family 2 protein — MPADRHTISVVIPTLGRETLASCQAALAKQTRPPDEVIVVLDRERRGVAWGRNEGIARSTGDVIAFADDDGIPPADWLERLVSALDRHDAAVAGGTFQETDPLLDAIRRRTPLPTMEQLDPGGLVGNTGNILFRRDCLMVCEQADGYVFNPAFTGAGEDWELIWRLRKRGARMVYVPNPVTHLRRATGIQHVRHSFQRGLAIATLFRVMRADTSGVVPQDSLLWGEAGKKTNPRWLKAGWLKLVGPFARKEFHDARHFWWFWLGEKCQAAGFLWGMWRGIWACSGTHRSQGSRSTATSTTERRP; from the coding sequence ATGCCCGCTGATCGACACACCATCTCCGTCGTCATTCCCACCCTGGGCCGGGAGACTCTGGCCTCCTGCCAGGCTGCGCTCGCGAAACAGACCAGACCCCCCGATGAAGTCATCGTCGTCCTTGACCGCGAACGCCGAGGGGTGGCCTGGGGAAGGAACGAGGGCATTGCCCGGTCCACGGGGGATGTGATCGCCTTTGCCGACGATGACGGGATTCCGCCTGCGGACTGGCTGGAACGACTGGTAAGCGCGCTCGACCGCCACGATGCGGCCGTCGCCGGCGGCACCTTTCAGGAAACCGACCCGTTGCTGGACGCCATCCGTCGTCGCACCCCTCTTCCAACGATGGAACAACTCGATCCGGGAGGGTTAGTGGGAAACACCGGCAACATTCTCTTTCGACGAGATTGCCTGATGGTCTGTGAGCAGGCCGATGGATATGTGTTTAATCCTGCCTTTACGGGGGCGGGTGAAGACTGGGAATTGATCTGGCGCCTGCGGAAACGAGGAGCCAGAATGGTCTATGTCCCCAATCCCGTAACCCATCTGCGCCGAGCAACGGGCATTCAGCATGTGCGGCATTCCTTCCAGCGCGGCCTTGCGATCGCGACATTGTTTCGAGTGATGCGTGCGGATACCAGCGGGGTCGTGCCACAGGATAGTTTGCTGTGGGGAGAGGCCGGCAAGAAGACGAACCCGCGTTGGCTGAAAGCGGGCTGGCTGAAACTGGTGGGGCCGTTTGCCCGAAAGGAGTTTCATGACGCGCGCCATTTCTGGTGGTTTTGGCTGGGAGAAAAGTGCCAGGCCGCCGGATTTCTCTGGGGCATGTGGCGAGGGATCTGGGCATGCTCCGGAACTCACCGGAGTCAGGGGTCGCGATCAACCGCCACTTCTACGACGGAGCGTCGGCCATGA
- a CDS encoding oligosaccharide flippase family protein, with protein sequence MSAKAVSKGIISVGGWAMAKLATSALVLPVLARYLGIEAYGQYAYYLAVLLLAAQCANVGMMQTMTKRIAERPDDGGWCRTVARSGALINGIGVLLVGLIAGWVIRSTASTGIGEGSIALVVVGVLMLDQVWFYARGVLHGFRYEERAAVPGIIGVFIAGLLAILAAMNGLGVVGVFAGLLLADLYVAIACLQAVRHALKEGSVVRAAQPPPPATRNLLQFGLSAMVFSVLNMALCSLDIILVRHLAGEAQAGLYAAAVQWSQFVWFIPIAVEGVMLQATARFWAEGKIDEVTRLVSRLTRYVMLGTIFLLLLVFVLGDQIVAVYFGPQFRDATLGLRLLVPGALCYALARVFWPVIQAGGGGSQLIRVMGIAVLLDVGLCVILIPGGGAAGAACATSLSFASVAVGYAWILRNRRVHPFTGCAVSRLLGLVLGTGLAVAGLSALVTPPMLAVPAGVFGGLLLYWGGVFALGLVQVDELGLLVQNLPGVFRQVGETMFRMLAPWLLRLRATASNEEAEVGDAR encoded by the coding sequence ATGTCGGCAAAGGCGGTGTCTAAAGGAATTATCTCCGTCGGTGGATGGGCGATGGCCAAACTGGCGACATCGGCGCTCGTGCTGCCGGTGCTTGCGCGGTACCTCGGCATCGAGGCCTACGGACAGTATGCCTACTACCTCGCAGTACTCCTCCTCGCCGCACAATGTGCCAACGTCGGGATGATGCAGACAATGACCAAGCGCATCGCCGAGCGCCCTGATGATGGAGGGTGGTGTCGCACGGTCGCACGATCCGGAGCGCTCATCAACGGTATCGGAGTCTTACTCGTCGGGCTGATCGCAGGGTGGGTAATCCGGAGCACCGCCTCAACGGGCATAGGCGAAGGATCGATCGCCTTGGTCGTGGTCGGCGTGCTGATGCTGGATCAAGTCTGGTTCTATGCGCGCGGAGTGTTACACGGGTTTCGGTATGAGGAACGGGCCGCGGTTCCCGGCATCATCGGCGTTTTCATCGCGGGACTGCTCGCCATCCTGGCGGCTATGAACGGCCTGGGAGTTGTTGGTGTGTTTGCCGGGCTGTTGCTCGCGGATCTCTATGTGGCGATTGCCTGTTTGCAGGCGGTGCGGCATGCGCTGAAGGAAGGCTCGGTCGTGAGAGCGGCCCAGCCTCCCCCTCCGGCTACTCGGAACCTCCTACAATTTGGCCTGTCGGCCATGGTCTTTTCCGTGCTCAACATGGCGCTGTGCTCGCTGGACATCATTCTCGTCCGTCATTTGGCGGGGGAAGCCCAGGCAGGCCTCTACGCGGCGGCGGTGCAGTGGTCACAGTTTGTATGGTTCATTCCCATTGCGGTCGAAGGGGTGATGTTACAAGCGACGGCGCGCTTCTGGGCGGAGGGGAAGATTGATGAGGTGACCAGACTGGTGAGTCGCCTCACACGGTATGTGATGCTGGGGACGATCTTCCTGCTGCTGCTGGTCTTTGTGCTCGGGGATCAGATTGTTGCGGTCTACTTCGGACCGCAGTTTCGTGACGCCACGCTTGGCTTGCGTCTGCTGGTTCCCGGAGCGCTCTGTTATGCGCTGGCCCGCGTGTTCTGGCCGGTGATTCAAGCGGGCGGAGGAGGCTCGCAGTTGATCCGCGTGATGGGAATTGCCGTGCTGTTGGATGTCGGACTGTGCGTGATACTGATTCCCGGGGGCGGCGCGGCCGGGGCGGCCTGCGCAACCTCGCTGTCGTTTGCCTCGGTTGCGGTCGGGTATGCCTGGATCTTACGGAACCGGCGGGTGCATCCCTTCACAGGATGTGCAGTGTCACGTCTGCTGGGGCTTGTGCTGGGGACCGGCCTTGCCGTGGCGGGCCTGTCTGCGCTGGTGACGCCGCCGATGTTGGCTGTGCCGGCCGGTGTGTTCGGTGGGCTATTGCTGTATTGGGGGGGCGTGTTCGCGCTTGGCCTGGTACAGGTCGACGAACTGGGATTGCTGGTGCAGAACCTGCCGGGCGTATTTCGTCAGGTGGGCGAGACGATGTTTCGAATGTTGGCGCCGTGGTTGCTACGGTTGAGGGCCACGGCATCGAATGAGGAGGCTGAAGTCGGAGATGCCCGCTGA
- a CDS encoding glycosyltransferase family 4 protein → MNRHPRVCILTSQYFDWGIYGGFGSMSRKLAESLASSGHRVSVIVPGRRGQRPIETIGGVEIRSFSPRNVVDACRLIRASNADIFHSQDPTVLTYLAQRIHPRRAHVVTSRDPRELSDWWVEFLYATPMRRLLTPLNYLTESGLLVRQAVRRANAVYCPAHFLKEKVKRLYGLTELPALLPNLIDVPAAVPRKSERPTITFVARWDKRKRPWLFLELAAQFPEYRFVAVGKGSASAEAGFDAELRRRFRDVPNLEMPGLINRFREPERMHQLLSDTWIFVSTAVREGLPLTFLEAAAYGCPIISSVDPDQFATRFGKQVHDDDYAAAIRSLLAEAPLEKGRAAYDYVRATYETSRALAAHQEQYARFAA, encoded by the coding sequence ATGAACCGACATCCGCGCGTGTGTATTCTCACCAGCCAGTATTTCGATTGGGGGATTTACGGCGGATTCGGCAGCATGTCCCGGAAGCTCGCGGAGAGTCTTGCCTCCTCCGGCCACCGGGTCAGTGTCATCGTGCCTGGACGCCGAGGGCAACGGCCGATCGAAACCATCGGCGGGGTGGAGATCCGCAGTTTCTCTCCGCGAAACGTCGTCGACGCCTGCCGTCTGATTCGAGCATCCAACGCCGATATTTTCCACTCGCAGGATCCGACCGTCTTGACCTATCTGGCGCAACGGATTCACCCGCGCCGCGCACATGTGGTCACCAGCCGCGATCCACGGGAGTTGAGCGACTGGTGGGTGGAGTTTCTTTACGCCACTCCGATGCGTCGATTGCTGACGCCGCTCAATTACCTGACCGAATCCGGATTGCTGGTGAGGCAGGCGGTGCGTCGCGCGAACGCGGTCTATTGTCCCGCGCATTTTCTGAAAGAGAAGGTCAAGCGTCTATACGGGCTCACGGAGTTACCGGCCCTGTTGCCCAATCTCATTGATGTGCCCGCCGCAGTGCCGCGGAAAAGCGAACGGCCCACGATCACGTTTGTGGCCCGTTGGGACAAACGCAAGCGCCCCTGGCTGTTTTTGGAGTTGGCCGCACAGTTTCCTGAGTATCGGTTCGTGGCCGTCGGAAAGGGCAGCGCCTCTGCGGAGGCCGGTTTTGACGCGGAGTTGCGACGTCGTTTTCGTGACGTGCCCAATCTCGAAATGCCGGGGCTGATCAATCGCTTTCGCGAGCCGGAACGGATGCATCAACTTCTCTCGGACACCTGGATCTTCGTGAGCACGGCGGTACGCGAAGGGCTTCCGCTGACCTTCCTGGAGGCGGCTGCCTACGGATGTCCGATCATCAGCAGTGTAGATCCGGACCAGTTCGCAACGCGGTTCGGAAAGCAGGTGCACGATGACGACTATGCCGCGGCGATCCGGAGTCTTCTTGCAGAGGCTCCGCTGGAGAAGGGCCGTGCGGCCTATGACTATGTGCGAGCGACTTACGAAACCTCCAGAGCCCTGGCCGCCCATCAAGAGCAATATGCGCGGTTTGCTGCCTGA
- a CDS encoding glycosyltransferase family 4 protein, giving the protein MFDNEFPPLGGGTGVVNFHLLEEMSRRSDVIVDLVTSSRSRTRYETERFADRITIYKVPVDNQNIHHATNRELLRYSWRGLWQARRLLSQHRYDVSVAFAGVPAGAISLVLRLTHGLPYVLSLQGPDVPWFEARYHSLYPVLTPLIKWIWRRAGTVTAISAEQVALAHRTMPELALVTIPNGVDTRSFVPAGKVPARPFTIICVARLIERKGQHHLLQAFAQLRASCAEPMALLFVGTGDAEPQLRELAESLKVTDAVTFKGFVPREEMPRMYQGADLFVLPSQHEGMSIALLEAMASGLPVVVTDTGGTAELVTQGENGEIVPWADVPALTASLQRLLNDDDRRKQMGQEGRNRAQQFGWAALATRYLDLCEGLMASSVERLGRHTAVGSVRRLTKEPRV; this is encoded by the coding sequence ATGTTCGATAACGAGTTCCCTCCCCTCGGGGGCGGCACGGGGGTCGTCAATTTTCACCTCTTGGAGGAGATGTCTCGGCGGTCGGACGTGATCGTCGATCTCGTGACGTCCTCGCGGAGTCGGACGCGTTATGAAACAGAGCGGTTCGCCGATCGCATCACGATCTACAAGGTGCCGGTCGACAATCAGAACATCCATCATGCCACCAATCGTGAGCTGTTGCGGTATAGTTGGCGGGGCCTGTGGCAGGCCAGACGATTGCTCTCGCAGCACCGGTATGACGTGAGCGTGGCCTTTGCGGGCGTGCCGGCCGGCGCCATCAGCCTCGTGTTGCGCCTAACGCATGGCCTGCCCTATGTCCTGTCGTTACAGGGGCCCGATGTCCCCTGGTTCGAAGCGCGATACCACTCCCTCTACCCTGTGCTCACCCCTTTGATCAAATGGATCTGGCGGCGGGCCGGTACCGTGACGGCGATCAGCGCAGAACAGGTGGCGCTGGCACATCGCACCATGCCTGAGCTGGCGTTGGTGACGATTCCCAATGGGGTCGATACCAGGTCGTTCGTTCCCGCCGGAAAGGTTCCGGCACGGCCCTTCACGATCATCTGTGTCGCCAGGCTGATTGAGCGCAAAGGGCAACACCATCTCTTGCAGGCCTTTGCGCAATTACGCGCTTCCTGCGCTGAACCGATGGCGCTGCTGTTCGTGGGGACCGGCGATGCCGAGCCGCAGTTGCGCGAGTTGGCCGAGAGTTTGAAGGTGACGGACGCGGTGACGTTCAAGGGATTTGTGCCGCGCGAAGAGATGCCGAGGATGTATCAGGGTGCCGATCTGTTTGTTCTCCCGTCCCAGCACGAGGGCATGTCGATCGCGCTGCTCGAAGCGATGGCGTCCGGGCTGCCGGTCGTGGTGACGGATACGGGGGGCACCGCGGAATTGGTGACGCAGGGAGAGAACGGTGAGATTGTGCCCTGGGCCGATGTTCCGGCACTGACCGCCTCGTTGCAGCGGTTGTTGAACGACGACGACCGGCGCAAGCAGATGGGACAGGAGGGGCGAAACCGTGCCCAGCAGTTCGGTTGGGCGGCTCTGGCGACACGGTATCTCGACTTGTGTGAAGGGCTGATGGCGTCATCAGTCGAGCGCCTCGGCCGTCATACAGCCGTGGGGTCGGTACGCCGACTCACCAAGGAACCACGGGTATGA